Proteins encoded together in one Oncorhynchus masou masou isolate Uvic2021 chromosome 3, UVic_Omas_1.1, whole genome shotgun sequence window:
- the LOC135518233 gene encoding polycomb complex protein BMI-1-B-like isoform X3: protein MSDKTLQDIVYRLVPGLFKDEMKRRRDFYVAHPSLDAGNGSNEERGEVADEEKRIIADDEIISLSIEFFHQSKLGKEDGEVKDMKTEMIDKRYLQCPAAMTIMHLRKFLRSKMDIPCTYQIEVMYEDEPLTDYYTLMDIAHIYTWRRNGPLPLKYRVRTGCKKMKMSSPRNGAKTTQHAGGVCYDSGTGGDKHLNNDPEAPSTSSSSLPSPSHRIVHSSSSSLTHFPHLSSTSTNGILTKAVPNQLSRTFTPT from the exons AT GTCTGACAAGACCCTTCAAGACATTGTTTACAGGTTGGTACCTGGGCTTTTCAAAG ATGAAATGAAACGAAGGAGGGATTTCTATGTTGCACATCCTTCTCTTGATG ctggaaatggatCAAATGAAGAGCGAGGGGAGGTGGCAGATGAAGAGAAGAGAATAATAGCCGACGATGAGATTATAAGCCTGTCCATCGAATTTTTTCATCAGAGCAA GCTGGGAAAGGAGGATGGTGAAGTCAAGGATATGAAGACAGAG ATGATTGACAAGCGATACTTGCAATGTCCAGCAGCCATGACCATAATGCATCTGAGGAAATTCCTTCGAAGTAAAATGGATATTCCATGCACCTATCAG ATAGAAGTTATGTATGAAGATGAACCATTGACGGATTACTACACATTAATGGACATTGCACACATCTACACTTGGAGAAGG AATGGTCCCTTGCCATTGAAATACCGGGTACGAACAGGCTGCAAGAAGATGAAGATGAGCAGCCCAAGAAACGGTGCCAAAACCACACAACATGCTGGAGGAGTATGCTATGACTCTGGGACTGGGGGTGACAAGCATCTGAACAATGACCCCGAagctccctccacctcttcctcctctctgcccagTCCGAGCCACAGAATTGTccactcatcatcatcatcgcttACCCACTTCCCCCACCTCTCCAGCACCTCAACAAACGGTATCTTAACAAAAGCGGTTCCAAATCAACTTTCCCGGACATTCACGCCAACATAG
- the LOC135518233 gene encoding polycomb complex protein BMI-1-B-like isoform X1, with protein sequence MSIGFYNFRTMHRTTKIKITELNPHLMCVLCGGYFIDATTIVECLHSFCKMCIVCYLETSKLCPICDVQIHKTKPLLNIRSDKTLQDIVYRLVPGLFKDEMKRRRDFYVAHPSLDAGNGSNEERGEVADEEKRIIADDEIISLSIEFFHQSKLGKEDGEVKDMKTEMIDKRYLQCPAAMTIMHLRKFLRSKMDIPCTYQIEVMYEDEPLTDYYTLMDIAHIYTWRRNGPLPLKYRVRTGCKKMKMSSPRNGAKTTQHAGGVCYDSGTGGDKHLNNDPEAPSTSSSSLPSPSHRIVHSSSSSLTHFPHLSSTSTNGILTKAVPNQLSRTFTPT encoded by the exons ATGTCTATCG GATTTTACAATTTTAGGACAATGCACAGAACAACAAAAATCAAGATTACTGAGCTGAATCCACATTTGATGTGTGTCTTGTGTGGTGGATATTTTATCGACGCAACCACCATTGTGGAGTGTTTACACTCAT TCTGTAAAATGTGCATTGTTTGTTATCTGGAGACCAGCAAATTATGTCCAATTTGTGATGTCCAGATTCACAAAACGAAACCCCTTTTGAATATTAG GTCTGACAAGACCCTTCAAGACATTGTTTACAGGTTGGTACCTGGGCTTTTCAAAG ATGAAATGAAACGAAGGAGGGATTTCTATGTTGCACATCCTTCTCTTGATG ctggaaatggatCAAATGAAGAGCGAGGGGAGGTGGCAGATGAAGAGAAGAGAATAATAGCCGACGATGAGATTATAAGCCTGTCCATCGAATTTTTTCATCAGAGCAA GCTGGGAAAGGAGGATGGTGAAGTCAAGGATATGAAGACAGAG ATGATTGACAAGCGATACTTGCAATGTCCAGCAGCCATGACCATAATGCATCTGAGGAAATTCCTTCGAAGTAAAATGGATATTCCATGCACCTATCAG ATAGAAGTTATGTATGAAGATGAACCATTGACGGATTACTACACATTAATGGACATTGCACACATCTACACTTGGAGAAGG AATGGTCCCTTGCCATTGAAATACCGGGTACGAACAGGCTGCAAGAAGATGAAGATGAGCAGCCCAAGAAACGGTGCCAAAACCACACAACATGCTGGAGGAGTATGCTATGACTCTGGGACTGGGGGTGACAAGCATCTGAACAATGACCCCGAagctccctccacctcttcctcctctctgcccagTCCGAGCCACAGAATTGTccactcatcatcatcatcgcttACCCACTTCCCCCACCTCTCCAGCACCTCAACAAACGGTATCTTAACAAAAGCGGTTCCAAATCAACTTTCCCGGACATTCACGCCAACATAG
- the LOC135518233 gene encoding polycomb complex protein BMI-1-B-like isoform X2, translating into MHRTTKIKITELNPHLMCVLCGGYFIDATTIVECLHSFCKMCIVCYLETSKLCPICDVQIHKTKPLLNIRSDKTLQDIVYRLVPGLFKDEMKRRRDFYVAHPSLDAGNGSNEERGEVADEEKRIIADDEIISLSIEFFHQSKLGKEDGEVKDMKTEMIDKRYLQCPAAMTIMHLRKFLRSKMDIPCTYQIEVMYEDEPLTDYYTLMDIAHIYTWRRNGPLPLKYRVRTGCKKMKMSSPRNGAKTTQHAGGVCYDSGTGGDKHLNNDPEAPSTSSSSLPSPSHRIVHSSSSSLTHFPHLSSTSTNGILTKAVPNQLSRTFTPT; encoded by the exons ATGCACAGAACAACAAAAATCAAGATTACTGAGCTGAATCCACATTTGATGTGTGTCTTGTGTGGTGGATATTTTATCGACGCAACCACCATTGTGGAGTGTTTACACTCAT TCTGTAAAATGTGCATTGTTTGTTATCTGGAGACCAGCAAATTATGTCCAATTTGTGATGTCCAGATTCACAAAACGAAACCCCTTTTGAATATTAG GTCTGACAAGACCCTTCAAGACATTGTTTACAGGTTGGTACCTGGGCTTTTCAAAG ATGAAATGAAACGAAGGAGGGATTTCTATGTTGCACATCCTTCTCTTGATG ctggaaatggatCAAATGAAGAGCGAGGGGAGGTGGCAGATGAAGAGAAGAGAATAATAGCCGACGATGAGATTATAAGCCTGTCCATCGAATTTTTTCATCAGAGCAA GCTGGGAAAGGAGGATGGTGAAGTCAAGGATATGAAGACAGAG ATGATTGACAAGCGATACTTGCAATGTCCAGCAGCCATGACCATAATGCATCTGAGGAAATTCCTTCGAAGTAAAATGGATATTCCATGCACCTATCAG ATAGAAGTTATGTATGAAGATGAACCATTGACGGATTACTACACATTAATGGACATTGCACACATCTACACTTGGAGAAGG AATGGTCCCTTGCCATTGAAATACCGGGTACGAACAGGCTGCAAGAAGATGAAGATGAGCAGCCCAAGAAACGGTGCCAAAACCACACAACATGCTGGAGGAGTATGCTATGACTCTGGGACTGGGGGTGACAAGCATCTGAACAATGACCCCGAagctccctccacctcttcctcctctctgcccagTCCGAGCCACAGAATTGTccactcatcatcatcatcgcttACCCACTTCCCCCACCTCTCCAGCACCTCAACAAACGGTATCTTAACAAAAGCGGTTCCAAATCAACTTTCCCGGACATTCACGCCAACATAG